CGAGCGGTCCTCCACGCTCAAGTCGAGCCCGGACGCCGCCAGCGCCTGCGCCGCCGCCACCCGAATCATCCGGGAGCCACGGCTGAGGTAGGGCAGCTCCTCGGCGTTGAAGTGCGCCGAGAAGTCGATGTTCTTCAATTCTCCCGCGGACTGACAGCGATGCTTGCTGGCATCGAAATGGGTGACGGGCGCAATGCCATCACGCCCCGAGCGCAACCCGTCCGAGAACTCCTTCAGGTTGTTGCCGATGGGCGTGAGGACGCCAATGCCGGTGACGACGACCCTGTGACTCATCCTGTATCTCTCCACCGTGTTGCTGGATTCCCGAGACACGCCGCCTGGGGCGGCGCGCTACATCACCAATCCGCCGTTCACGCGCAGCACGTCGCCCACCACGTAGGCGCTCTCTGGCGAGGCGAGGAACAGCGTGGCGTTGGCGACGTCCTCCACCGTCCCGAGCCGGCGGATGGGCGTGGCTTGGATGAAGCCCTCGCGCACGCCCGGGCGGCCCATCAGCCCGGCCACCATGTCCGTCTCCACGAAGCCGGGGGCGACGCAGTTCACCCGGATTCCGTGCGGCCCCAGCTCCGCCGCCAGCGTCTGCGTCAAACCAATCAACGCCCCCTTGGTGGCCGCGTAGGGCACCTGTCCCGCGCGTCCACGAAGTCCCGCGGAGGAGGACATGTTGATGATGATGCCGTGGCCCTGCTGCTTCATGGCCGGGATGACCGCCTGGCAGCACGCGAGCGTGCCATGGAGGTTGACGTCCATCGTCTCGCGCCACGCCGCGGGCTGAAGCATCATCAGGTGTCCGTCCCGGCTGATGCCCGCGTTGTTCACGAGCACGTCGACACGGCCAAAGCCCTCGAGCGCCGCCTCCCGGAGCTGGTCCGGGACGTCCGGACTGGCGACGGAGCCAGGCACCAGCACGCATTTGCGGCCCAGTGCCTCCACCTCCGTGGCGGCCCGCCGCGCCGCCTCTTCATTGCTGCCGTAGTTGAGGACGATGTCCGCGCCCTCGGCCGCGAAGGCCAGGGCAATGGCCTTGCCGATGCCACGCGAGGCGCCCGTGACGATGACCGCCTGCCCCTCAAACCGCTGACGTGTTGCCTTGCGCTCGCTCATGCCGGGCCTCCGGTGGCGGACAGGCGCTGGCCCGTCGTGAGGTTGGCCGCGCTGGAGGCCAGGAAGAGCGCCGCCTCCGCGACCTCCTCCGCGCTCCCGAGCCTTCCCAGCGGCCCCAGCTCGCCGTCGAGCCGCTTGCGCTGCTCCGGGGAGAGATGCCGCGCTTCCTCCTCGAGGAAGTGGACCGCCAGCGTGTTCACGGAGATGCCCTGCCGCGACAGCTCGTTCGCGAGCGCACGGGTCATCGCGGTGAGGCCCTCGGCCACCACCCGGCGCGTGCCCCCGGAGGTGGCGTCCACCAGGTTGATGATGCGCCCCGAGCGCTGGCGCATCATCGGACGGATGACCTCCTTGCAGAACCACGCCGGCCCACTCAGTTGGCGCTCGAGCAGGGCCTTCCACTGCTCGGGGGGCAGCTCATTCAAGGGGCCCGGCTCGCGGCTCAAGTCCGCGTTGATGAGCAGGTCGATTCGCTCCAGCTCCGTGGCGGTGCGGCGGACCACCGCGCCCACCGCCTGGGCATCCGCCGCCTCGCAGCCCATGAGCAGCGTCCCGCCCAGCTCCTTGGCGAGCGCGGCCGACTCCCGCGTGTGCTCCGGGGAGGAGACCAATGCCAGACGTGCGCCCGCGCGCGCCAGCCTCCGCGCGATGGCATTGGCGACGGGTTGTCCCGCGCCCGTGACGAGCGCCACATGCGCGTGGAGCAATCCCTGTACGAACGGTGTGGATGTTTCAGCGTGATTCATCTGACTTCGATCCTCTCTGGGAAAGCACCATGACGCCGTCGGCTGCGGGCCCGGATTCGAGCCAGGCCTTGACCTCGACCCGGGCCGTGGTCCGCCACCGCTTGAGAATGTTTGCCTCCATCCGCAGGACGCCGCCGGCCGGGATGGGGGCGTGAAAGTGCATCGCTTCGATGCCGCCGAGGTACCAGACGGACGGCGCCTCTCCGTCGGGGCCCTTGAGGAGCAGGATGGCCACCTGTCCCAGCGCATCCACGAGGAGGCACGAGGGCAGGGCGGGAGGCGCGTCACCGAAACGTTCGAACAGCACCTCGTTGGCGGAGACCTGCTTCGAGGCGCGGCCCGTGCCCGGTGAAAGATGCTCCACGGTGTCGATGAGGAGCATGGGGAACCGGTGCGGCGTTCCGTTCCGGATGCGTGCGAAGGCGTCATCACCCATGGCTGCACCTGCGCAGCACCACGGCGAGGGCACTGCCTTCCCCGCCCAGGGCGGTGACCAGGACCCAGTCGGATTCGAGCCGCCCTGAATCGAGCGCCCGCGCGGCCTGCATCACGGCCAGCGTGCCCGCCGCGCTGAAGCTCTCACCCAGGGTCTCCTTGATGCCGACCACTTCCACGCGCGCCGCGTGGGTGCCGAGCGCTTCGTGCAGCCCGCGATGCTCCCACCCGTCGAACGCCTTTCGGGTGTTCTCACAGGTGAAGACGGTCCCCAGTCGCTCGGGCGCGATGCCCGCCGCGTGCAGCGCGTCCTTCACCGCGCGGGCCAGGGTGCGGGCCTGCTCCGTGAGGGAGCCTCCCCGGTGTCCGCTGCCGGCGACCTCCGCATGACCTCGCGCGCCACGGCTTCGCGCGGACGCCTGCTCTTCGACGACCAGGGCGCAGGCCGCCTCGCTCACGCGCGGTCCGGTGGGGAGCTTCAGTCTCGCGAGGAGTCCGGGCTGAAGTGTGTCCGCGCTGCACACCACCATTCGCTCAGCGTGGCCGTCCCCGATTTGCTGACAGCCGAAGCGCAGCGCCTCCAAGCCCGCGGCCCAGCCCGAACACAGCGTCGCCGTGGGGCCTCGGAGGTTGTGCACCATGGAGATGGCGCCGGTGGCCGCGTTGGTGACGGTGTTCTGGAACACCACCGGGTTTCCGTAGCGCCCGCCGCGCTCCAGGATGCCCTCGAGGTACTCCTCGTTCGTGGGCAGACACCCGTAGCCCGAGCCGAACGCGATGCCCGTCTGGAGCGCGTCTCCCGATGAGGCGTCCAGCCCGGCGCTCTCCCAGGCAAGCGTGGTGGCGGTCAGCGCGATGCGTCCCAGCCGGTCCATGTGCCGCAAGGAGGCGGGCGGTTTCACCAGCGCCGCGTCCGGGATGCGCTCCCAGGTGCTGTCGGCGTCCGAGGGCTGAGGACAGACCGCGCCCAACCCCGTGATGACGAAGGTGCGGCTCATGCGCCCACCCCCGCGACGTCCGTGAGGCGGCGGGCGACGAGGGCGACATTGGCCCCGCCGAATGCGGACTTGGTGCTCAACAAGATGTCCACACGCCGGGCCAGCGCCTCGCCGCGCACGACGGCGACATTGCACTTGGGGGCCAGCTCCTCGCAATTCAGCGTGGGCGGGATGAAGTCCCGCGCCATGCCCACGAGCGAGCCAATGAGCTCCAGGACCCCCGAGGCGCCCAGGGTGTGCCCGAAGTAGGGCTTGAGCGAGTTGACGGGCAGCGAGGCGGTCCGGGCCCCGAAGACCTGGTGCAGGGCGTGGCACTCCGCGGGGTCGTTGGCCGGCGTGCCGGTGCCGTGCAGGTTGACGAAGTCGATCTGCTCCGTGGACAGCGCGGCGTGCCGCAGGGCCAGCGTCATCGCCTGCTGGAGGCCCCGTCCCTCGGGATGGGGGCTGGTGGGGTGGTGGGCATCCCCCGCCGTTCCCCAGCCACACAGCTCCGCGTGGATGCGCGCGCCGCGCTGGCGTGCGTGATTCAGCTCCTCGAGCACGATGATGCCCGCGCCTTCGCCCAACACCATGCCGTTGCGCCGGTGGTCGAAGGGCCGGCAGACGGTGGGTGTCATCGCGCGCAGGACGGAGAACCCGCTGAAGCTGAGCTGGGTCAGCGCGTCGGCGCCTCCCGCCAGCATCACCGAGGCCCGGCCGTTTCGGATTTCATCCAAGGCCCTGCCGATCGCGAGGCTGCTGGAGACGCAGGCCATCGTCACCGTGGACAGGATGCCACCCAGGCCGAACCGGTCCGCGACGTTCCGGGCGATGGACGAGAAGGGCAGCTCCCCCGCGAGCCGGCCGCGCACGTCGTCGTCGCTCGAGCGCATCGCCCGCTCCAGCGACAAGGCGGGCCCACGGCTGGTGCCAATCATCACCCCCGTCTCCGCCCTCCAGTCCGGATGG
This genomic window from Myxococcus hansupus contains:
- a CDS encoding SDR family NAD(P)-dependent oxidoreductase, which produces MSERKATRQRFEGQAVIVTGASRGIGKAIALAFAAEGADIVLNYGSNEEAARRAATEVEALGRKCVLVPGSVASPDVPDQLREAALEGFGRVDVLVNNAGISRDGHLMMLQPAAWRETMDVNLHGTLACCQAVIPAMKQQGHGIIINMSSSAGLRGRAGQVPYAATKGALIGLTQTLAAELGPHGIRVNCVAPGFVETDMVAGLMGRPGVREGFIQATPIRRLGTVEDVANATLFLASPESAYVVGDVLRVNGGLVM
- a CDS encoding SDR family oxidoreductase translates to MNHAETSTPFVQGLLHAHVALVTGAGQPVANAIARRLARAGARLALVSSPEHTRESAALAKELGGTLLMGCEAADAQAVGAVVRRTATELERIDLLINADLSREPGPLNELPPEQWKALLERQLSGPAWFCKEVIRPMMRQRSGRIINLVDATSGGTRRVVAEGLTAMTRALANELSRQGISVNTLAVHFLEEEARHLSPEQRKRLDGELGPLGRLGSAEEVAEAALFLASSAANLTTGQRLSATGGPA
- a CDS encoding 3-hydroxyacyl-ACP dehydratase FabZ family protein yields the protein MGDDAFARIRNGTPHRFPMLLIDTVEHLSPGTGRASKQVSANEVLFERFGDAPPALPSCLLVDALGQVAILLLKGPDGEAPSVWYLGGIEAMHFHAPIPAGGVLRMEANILKRWRTTARVEVKAWLESGPAADGVMVLSQRGSKSDESR
- a CDS encoding beta-ketoacyl synthase N-terminal-like domain-containing protein; this encodes MSRTFVITGLGAVCPQPSDADSTWERIPDAALVKPPASLRHMDRLGRIALTATTLAWESAGLDASSGDALQTGIAFGSGYGCLPTNEEYLEGILERGGRYGNPVVFQNTVTNAATGAISMVHNLRGPTATLCSGWAAGLEALRFGCQQIGDGHAERMVVCSADTLQPGLLARLKLPTGPRVSEAACALVVEEQASARSRGARGHAEVAGSGHRGGSLTEQARTLARAVKDALHAAGIAPERLGTVFTCENTRKAFDGWEHRGLHEALGTHAARVEVVGIKETLGESFSAAGTLAVMQAARALDSGRLESDWVLVTALGGEGSALAVVLRRCSHG
- a CDS encoding beta-ketoacyl-[acyl-carrier-protein] synthase family protein — protein: MSARRVVITGLGVTAANALSAEELAHALMEGRGGVRPTATFGIEGRASSAGVVDLPGFDPDGMDRVSQLALHAAEQALRDSGLETHPDWRAETGVMIGTSRGPALSLERAMRSSDDDVRGRLAGELPFSSIARNVADRFGLGGILSTVTMACVSSSLAIGRALDEIRNGRASVMLAGGADALTQLSFSGFSVLRAMTPTVCRPFDHRRNGMVLGEGAGIIVLEELNHARQRGARIHAELCGWGTAGDAHHPTSPHPEGRGLQQAMTLALRHAALSTEQIDFVNLHGTGTPANDPAECHALHQVFGARTASLPVNSLKPYFGHTLGASGVLELIGSLVGMARDFIPPTLNCEELAPKCNVAVVRGEALARRVDILLSTKSAFGGANVALVARRLTDVAGVGA